One Ctenopharyngodon idella isolate HZGC_01 chromosome 3, HZGC01, whole genome shotgun sequence genomic window, AGAGCGTTGTATTCTCTCTCAACTCCCCCGGGGTTGACGAGCATGAGTGGATGACGATGACGTTCGTGTTTGACGTCATTGCGTTCGGCGGCGAGCACTCCTCTGGCTGTTGTGTGTGCGGAGCTGCTGTATTGTTGGGACGTGCTTTTCGGCGGGCTGCAGCTGGCGTGAGAGCGCGTTAAGAAAGGGGCCGCACGCGTTTGGCTCGACGAACGGTTCCTTTCTATCTATGAATGTTGCAGCTCCCATAAGCTTTCCATTCATTCAAGGGCATGGAAAACCCCTAGCCGTTCAGTTTTGTATCTGAACCCAGACAGacgggaggaggaagaagcGAGATTGAGATGGGCGATCGATTGTAAACACCGTTGTGTTTGTAATCGATTCCCCAACTGCATAGGGCGATTTATATCTaccctctcctcttcttcttccacctcctgtatgtatgtatgtatgtgtgtgtatatatatatatatatatatatatatatataaacatatatcaTGCTCCGATGCTTCTTATGGTCAGACTGATGGCAGGGCCCATAGTGATTATTTCTGTCTGCCCGCTATTTCTGTTTGGTAGTAAGACGatcttttaggcttaaaagaaccTTAGATTCCATTCTTTCATGTAAAGAGGAGCATTAGGAGTCTTGGGTCTTTGAGCCGCAGAAGGGgcaatattttatgtgtttaaaaTAAGACCTTATTTTCTATATAGTTTTCTGAGCATGTAGTCAGAGAAAAAGTAGGGTTTTTTTGGGCAAACTGAAGTTGATAGGCTGGCTAGAATATATATTGTGCAGGCCACAAAATGGCCGCCTCTTAGCCACCTGTTGTTTAGAGTAGCTTCTCATCTGCTGTTTTCTAGAGTAGTTTGAGTTAGCACTCGTCACTTCAGTTAATATGCATGTTTAGGTCGGCCCTAATCGGCCGCCTgaaattgtttgcttgtgtgcATCACTTTCTTTCTCTTATCCATGAGATTTGGAGGTGTAGCCCAAGTTTCACTAGGCTTGTGGCCCTGTAAGAAGGCCCGTAGCTTAGCGGCCAGGCTAGAGCTAGGTTAGGTGTGTTATTTACATATCATCCTATGTATACTATCCCTTGTCAggttgtatagttcctagttctggcctcctcccgAGGGAGTTGTTAGGCCGTATGCCCATTATCCCCTTGCTATGTAAGTGCAATTGTTGAGTTTAACAGCTAGGTTGTAGACTGTTTTTAGACTTTCTGATACTGTtatctcaggtggtaggcccttatctttgcgtAGATAAGTCATGCTGTGTAgtgctaggccccactttctaGAACTTTTATGCTatggaaaatgtgttttttcctcTGAGCTACTTGTTTTCTTCTATCAAGTTTGAGTTGACGTTGCTAGTGTTTAGCATTCGTCCTCTATGGCTCAGTACAGATTTGAGAATCTGTAGGGAGAAAATTATTTTCCTCTGTGAAAATAGCATATGCATCAAAGCGTTGTGTTTGCTTTGAAGTTCTAGACTTTTGCCCTACATTCTATGTGAGCTTACttatgctgccacaggttagcacctgttctcATAATAGCAGGCTTTTTCATGTAGCCGCTATTGGAGACATTGGTGACCTAATATTCCCCATTAGTAGGTTTATTGGTGTTACTGAGcgcatcacctgttggattgcataCTCAGGGTAGTATAGAACCACTTTTTGAGAAAAGCTGGTTTCTATTAGCTCCCTTTTGTGATCTTGTTaacagctatattgcatataatTTTGATTGTAGGCTCTTATGGTTAATTAGCCTCCTTCTAGTTAGCAATTGTATTTCTAACTGCTGGTAGCTGTTCATAGTTTACTCACATGGTTTACATTATTTCACGAGCTGAAGCCACATGTCATTGGAATGGCAGGCCCCAACAGGCCTCCATTTTAGTtcacatgttggcacagtttgtGTTTATTCTGCAAAGAGGCTGAATGCCACTTGTTGCTGAGATTGTGGGCCACGGGGCCTCCTTTTTTAGCTGACTTGTTGGCAGGATGCCTGGGAATCCGAGAACCCATACCACCATCGGCCACGCCCCACCTCTGTTGAGTAGGCTTTAAGCAGGCCTCTCGTGGAGTATGGCGGCGTAATATGCATTCCTTCTTTCAGTAGTGCGTGAAAGGTTTTCCACTGAATGCATGGCCTGATGGTTGATATGGTCTTGGACTggctgatgccacgtgtttaCTATGGTAGGCCCTAATAAGGCCTCTTTTTAGTttacatgttggcacagtttaTGGACAAACGGGCTGAACGCCACTTGTTGCTGAACTTGGAGGCCCTATAGGCCTCCTTTTTTAGCTGACATGCTGGCAGGATGCTTGTGAATCCAATACCACCATCGGCCACGCCCCACCTCTGTTGAGTAGGCCTTAAGCAGGCCTCTCGTGGAGTATGTGGCGTAATATGCATTCCTTTTTAGAAACTAAATCTTTGAATGCATGGCCTAATGGTTGGTATTGTTATGGTCGCCACCTGCTGATGCCacgtacaggtgctggtcatataattagaatatcatcaaaaagttaaataattccattcaaaaagtgaaacttgtatattatattcattcattacacacagactgatatatttcaaatgtctttttaaaatttcttttaaTATTGATGATtgtaactgacaactaaggaaaatcccaaattcagtatctcagaaaattagaatattacttaagaccaatacaaagaaaggatttttagcaatcttggccaactgaaaagtatgaacatgaaaagtatgagcatgtacagcactcaatacttagttggggctccttttgcctgaattactgcagcaatgcggcgtggcatggagttgatcagtctgtggcactgctcaggtgatatgagagcccaggttgctctgatagtggccttcagctcttctgcattgttggatctggcatatcgcatcttcctcttcacaataccccatagattttctatggggttaaggtcaggcgagtttgctggccaattaagaacagggattccatggtccttaaaccaggtactggtagctttggcactgtgtgcaggtgccaagtcctgttggaaaatgaaatctgcatctccataaagttggtcagcagcaggaagcatgaagtgctctaaaacttcctggtatacagctgcgttgaccttggacctcagaaaacacagtggaccaacaccagcagatgacatggcaccccaaaccatcactgcctgtggaaactttacactggacctcaagcaacatggattgtgtgcctctcctctcttcctctagactctgggaccctgatttccaaaggaaatgcaaaatttactttcatcagagaacataactttggaccactcagcagcagtccagtcctttttgtctttagcccaggcgagacgcttctgacgcagtctgttgttcaagagtggcttgacacaaggaatgcgacagctgaaacccatgtcttgcatacatctgtgcgtagtggttcttgaagcactgactccagctgcagtccactctttgtgattctcccccacatttttgaatgggttttgtttcacaattctctccagggtgcggttatccctattgcttgtacactttttttctaccacatcttttccttcccttcacctctctattaatgtgcttggacacagagctctgtgaacagccagcctcttttgcaatgaccttttgtgtcttgccctccttgtgcaaggtgtcaatggtagtctgtcaagtcagcagtcttctccatgattgtgtagcctacagaactggactgagagaccatttaaaggcctttgcaggtgttttgagttaattagctgattagagtgtggcaccaggtgtcttcaatattgaaccttttcacaatattctaattttctgagatattgaatttgggattttcctttcctgaatgaatataataagcaagtttcactttttgaatggaattagtgaaataaatcaactttttaatattctaattatatgaccagcacctgtatttacTAAGGTAGGCCCTATGGGCCTCCTGCGTAGCATGTTGGAGTTCAGTTATGTACTCCTCTCACTTTGAGAGTAAAAAGGTGCTTTTTCCAAGTACTGTTCTGAGTGGCTGACCCCTCAGGGTGAGTTTTGGTGGTGAGTCTGGGTGGATTGTCATGTGGGCACTTTACAGTTTAACTACTGTCATTGAGTCATATGTCCTGCTCCTAGCAAGACAGGTGTTTAAGGTGGCCCTCACAGGCCACCATTGAATGTCCTTCTAATATGATGAAATGCTTTCATATGGGAGTCATGCTCCATATAAAGCTATTATCATGATGTAGGCCCCTTTCTGGCCTCTATGATTATGTGCCCACAGTATGGTCTacctgttaggttgagctttgtACTTCCCTGTTAGGGTGGTTTGtgtaatagtgcttagctccctaagctgatcatgGGTTGTAGGCTTCCATGAGGCCTCTTCCTGAGGTTCAGccctaggctggtttgtgctcccctgtatcAGGGTTTCTAGCACACAGCCTCCTAAAACTTGGCCACTGGACTTACGCCATATGTCTTAGAGGTTGCTAGGCCCTATGGGCTGTCTTTTTGAACATACtggtgtatgtttgtgtatatttcTCTCTGAGAATTATCTGTATACACTTCTGGTTGGCCAGAGGTCCAGGTGATAAATCTAAGCTCCTATGGTTCGGTTATTTATCGGTCTTGGTGCCtaaaacactgccacgagctgatgccacgtgtctgttAAGGTTATAGGCCCATCCAGGCCTTCCTTAATACGTGTTGGCGTAcgctgtactcctcttgctttaaagagtaaaaggtgcttttactgagtacactgctcgttggattgtgttaggtggatTGTCATGTTAGGTGGATTGTCACACTTTGCAGCCTCTTCTGCCATTGAAGTTGTCTGTCTGCCCCAGCAAGACAGGTGTTCAGGGTGGCCCCTGCAGGCCACGTTCTACTTCTGTTTCACATATAGCTACTATCATGCTGTAGGCCCTTCTTCGGCCTCCATGAGTATGTGCCCATTGCATGGTTCTACCTGTTAGGTGAGCTTTGTACTTCCCCTTTGGGTTATGTACgtaatagtgcttagctccctaagctgatcatgGTGGTAGGCCTTAATCAGGTCTCCTCCTAAGATTCAGccctaggctggtttgtgctctcCTGAAGGATCAGGTGTTcagcgcacagcctcctcagtgcattaagcactgagtagatcctaggatgagcggattttactcccctcaatacgagggttcatagcactgagttctgctctccacGATGCCCATCTCTACGCGTGGGTCTGAGTTGCTCCTGCCTTTCTGTAGTCACTCTTACCTGCTCTCTTCTATGAAGAGTGCGTTATGGAGATTCTGTATTCAGACAGGGTTGGCCAAGACTAAGTTTGTCCTATGacagaccaggtcggcctccctggtggcgtTGGGGTGACGTTCGTTCCCTTCTAGTGACTGGACGGGGTTCCCTTCGGTTCCCTGGCCTCATTCCCTTAAAGAAAACACTTTGTCTGCGGAAAAGTTGGTCTCAGACGCCTCTAGCGGCCTTAGTAGGCCTTCTCTCTTTGGAAGGCCTTCTGTAGgctcagcttgggctgttggccatagggaatgctgtcactgacagcctggtgAGTTGGGTGAGTTGCTAAGCGTTTCCTACATTTGTcaagccatattatttggcatgcactctcctcAAGCATGGcagcgtgggtatatcgttccccattgCGTAATCAACGCAGAgttgaagttccctttcgaaagggaacgtctcaggttacgtatatATCCATAGTTCCCTGCTTCAGGCTGCCTGCCTGAagaacagtccctcaagacgatAGATGCTGACTGTTTCTCCAGGCACTCCTTTATACTCCGGGTCGCGCCAtattacgtcataggctgtcaccggccaatagggattggagttgttggatagttggctttcagacaccgtGGTCACGTGACGTTCCCCCATTGCGTAATCAACGCAGAGTTGAAGTTCCCTGGTTCTCatggaactatggttacatacgtaacctgagatggTTTTTGGTTTTGATGCATTAAATGTCTCAATTGttttatgtctgtttttgtcCTAGACCTGATGGCACTGAAAGTGGCGAGTCATGAACTTAATGAAAGGGAAGAAGAGAAAGAACATTACGATAAACATCATGATTTCATGATTGGAGAAAGATTGATACAGGCTAAAAAGTCTTCCTCACAAAAGAGAGTTCAAAAGACAGGAACTAAAAGttatttcacctgccaacagtgtggaaagagttttgacCAACATAGAAACCTTCAAGTCCACTTGAGAGTTCACACTAGAGAGAGTCCCTTCACTTGCCagcagtgtggaaagagtttcacacatgAAGAAAACCTTCAAGTCCACacgagaattcacactggagaaaagccttacacctgccaacaatgtggaaagagttttactgTGAATggaaaccttaaagtccacatgagaattcatactggagaaaagcctcatACCTGCaaacaatgtggaaagagtttcagtcaaaAAGGAATCCTTAAagaccacatgagaattcacactggagaaaaaccttacaccTGTCAAGAGTGTGGACAGAGTTTCACTGTAAAAGGAAACCTTATAGTCCACATGAGAaatcacactggagagagtccATTCGCCTGtaaacagtgtggaaagagtttcagtggaaAAGGAAACCTTGaaatccacatgagaattcacactggagagaaacctttcacCTGCCAGCAATGTGGACAGAGTTTCACACATAAAGGAAACCTTGaaatccacatgagaattcacactggagaaaaaccttttaCCTGCCAGCAATGTGGACAGAGTTTCACAcataaaggaaaccttaaagtccacatgagaattcacactggagaaaagccttacacctgcacTCTGTGCGGGAATGGCTTCACACGGGAACGAAACCTTAGGAAACACATGaatattcacactggagagaagccatttacatgtgatcagtgttgaaagagtttcagatttAAAGGTGACCTTAAGGTCCACATGAGGATTCACTCGAAAGAGAACGGTTTTAGAAGTCGTCACTGTGGAAagagcagaggtgtaaagagtatcTGAAAACCATTCTTGAGTAAAAGCACAGATACCTGACAGCAAAAATTACTCCCATTACAACAGGGTATCCGTGGGGcgttaaaaagcattaaaagtcattaaatggattttgcgaaaattaaggccttaaatggcattaaaaagcattaaatttcatttctacaggcattacattttttatatatagttttgaagaaaaataatactaccagtttattttgaataaagcctaaataattaataactttgatttgctgtcgcaaaatgtacattggtgtgatacgcacacggaaccagtttggtaattgcctccggcCTGTGCAAAATTGGCGTAACGCCGTTTCGGACTGTGGCGGGCTGGGACCTGTAGACAGAAGGCTGCATCAGTTTTGCCAACTTGGTGCCTTTTTAGTCCccttttgtgacttttttctaAGAAGAAAGCGTGTTGTGACGAATATAGTGacttgttaacctgatctagCTTCCGAGACCCCCTGGTACTACCGCACGAGCGCgagatcttgctttcctgccgcTGCCGCACCTCTCTGATTCAGCAGCGCATTCAGTTGAGGATGTGCgctctgtcagagaacaaataaaatagatactattgcttctaacctgagtgatcattttacgtgTACATATAGCCTAAATCACAGAAACTGTCTTTAtcttatgtgtatggtgattttgtcagacaacgtctcaattataaatcaggattttagtgCTGGTTTAAAATGTCAGGGCTCGAACTTTACTTTCCTGACCAGACAGGGACCTGATTAAAACGTCAATACCTGGAaaaccccccccccaaaaaaacagcAACTTGGGAATCACCAAAATGCGAGtatgactgattttattacatttagtgtaagtggcgatagatagtggataataataggctgtataatgtactgacgataacaaggttgcgctgttgaggctcgcgcaccatctcgaggagaaatggaaacatgagcgaagcacacacaaaaagaaactgTGGTAGCTTTTTCCCTACGCACCTGACCTAAGTTAAACCGGGTGTCCCAGACACCATCAATCTATAAATTTATACTCTACTAAGCGTACTTCAATACCTGTTCGAGTCGGCCGACATCTCGGCCTGTTTTGGGGCACTATCACCTGGTTCTAAGCTCTTTAGTGCTCCTCACCTCCACTAAACACTATTACTATAGTATAGAAGTAAGATCTCTAGTGCTTAGTTAGTTTGCTGCGCAGCCTAAAAACCAAACAGACTCCAGACTATGCCTCAGAATATGCTTTAATCACGGCCGGGAGAGTTCTCATCAATTCCAGAGAATCTCTCTCTGAACAAAGGAATACAGCAGGTTTTATAGGATTTCAGGTACATCACACAGTCAGTATAGCATGATCTATTACTCATTATCATCAGTCTTAATATGATTGGTTCAGATTTAAGAAAAACATCTCAGTTCCTCTGTCCCGCTTACTGCCGGAGTAAATTTAGATTAGAACAACTGAATCACAggatcatcaaaaaatatcaccGGGTTAATAGTTCATATTACTCAATAGGTTAAAACAAAAATTTTCAAAGACTATTTTTTATCTTTAGAAGGATGCTGTCTAGCCAGCACAGCAGAATTTTTCCACTTGTTACAACACTCAGTCCTAGTGACTATTTCCTTATTTCAGAGTTAGCATTATTAGGCCTgtagaagaaaagaaatgttagttcattattaattagtttAAAATTTCCATCACAAAACTCAGTTAAACATACTgcggtaaaaattcaaaatgtggagtttttataactttgtaagctttttttttttttatagttttatatactGGTAAGCAAAATCACACGaccaagaatgctgttttcctaaataggctaccatcacgattaaaaacgtgacactgatttcatacaacagttcaattaacaagtagttaatattaagtcacttacattttagaaggaacattgactgcttttgttctattttagcagcaaaaatagtttcaaacaaagatcacagcaaaGCACAACACTCATCCTTGTTttcatcactgaatcattcagcgttttgaatgaatcggttgagtcaaagattaacggtgcgttccaaacgggatatatcgccctccatgatcctttgcacagagaagttgtttgacgtcacagaatgggtacagtAGGCTTGGAGTTCgattttatgtataatatttttctatactgtaatatttatatgagttagatttggtacattagGTTTAGTCAAAAcgacattgtactttaacaaaaatactttacagctccctttatcagtccattcaaatctttaaaatacatagacacaatatacattaTGGTGcgataaatttaaataaataaataaatagactaACGTTAAACAAAGAGCGCAGCTTGCACAATCTACtcctccttgattgtctcgttaagatgaagaagaagtgcgttccaaaaaaaaatagtttttttgacccctacacccttcatcccttcgaagctctcactccggagggtaaaccctttaaagggattagggcatagggatgagcccttccgaatggaacgcagggTATATGACCCATTCGTAAtcaactgcctcattcttgaatgaatcagccattggaatgaatcgtttgaatgaatgaatcaatgacccACTCATTAAGACGgttacttgccgccacctactggtggtttagtttaatttttaaaagtatcatttcccccccaacattttatatttgtattttcaaaaaacatttaaaacaatcccataacattaattaatgcagttgtaatcaatcaaaaatatgcagatttacatatgtcaaagctgcaatattctgaaaggatattgtttcagaacaaatttatatttccactaccacaaaaaaaaaaaaaaaaaatcgaaaatGCAAGTGAACTCATACAAGTCAATGACCGATTTACGCGTGTCcacatgacaaggcttaatgtcaAGTCTTGTATGTAAGCTTAATGGGCCGTgtttcagtcaccatttcatattgtctgacaataaaaacagaaaaaatatatagatgaaacaattttattgggaatttggctgtattaaaatatattatgtgagcaaaagGGTAGCaccagagaagcaaacaaatgtaaagggctgacacttggcagaatTCGAATACAACAATCACATGATTCATTTTCTAATTGCCGTATGTCGTCATCTATCAACATTTagcgacatatatatatatggcattaaaatatttaaaagttggtattaaaaagcattaaattagatttcatgaaacctgtagaaaccctgtACAAGTTAAAAGTGACATTCTAATACAACTTGAGTAAAAATCTTGGAGCATCTGATTTTAATATTACtgaagtattttactcatgctaaatgtaggctcaaagatgcactagtcctcgaCACCTGAGAGAAATGCcagtaaaaataaacaattgatttgattaatgagaaatcatgtttattttctaaaatcaaaataaaactgaacacctcaacaGTGGAttcgattcgtcaaccgaaaatgcgtgctggtcccctaccctcttgatggaggtcAATGCAACCAGGAGTACTTTCTTAAGGGACAGCTCTTTTAACTCAACTgactcctcgtcctccctgaccttACACAGAAGCTGTGCGAGCaagctcactgggggaaacgcaaaCTTGTATAgaccccggggccagctgtgtgccagtgcatccgTGCCAAGAGTGCCCTTggtcagggagtaaaacaactgtCAATGGGCTGTGTCCGGGGAGGCAAACAGATTTATCTGAGCGGTCCGAACCActgccaaatcagctggaccacctagGGATGGAATCTCCATTCTCCCGGAAGTGGAGGCTGCTCTGAGAGCTTGTCGGCTGCATGGTTGAGCACACCTGGGATGTGAATGGCACAAATACCCCCTTTCCACCAGCACAAACCGGGTGCTAGTTCAGAGCTAGTGCTAGTGCCAGTTCGGAGTTGGTTCAACTAACGAGCCTTCTAAGAACCGGTTTGCCTTTCCACGGGCTAGAGAGCCAGCACAGAGCCAGGTCTTACGTCACTGTATACGTCTCATATTTCACAGCAAAGCCTAGCGCTGCAGCCTCAAACACACCAaacttgttcgagatgcatggCTTCTAGCAGAGCGATCGGGACGTCAAAGCACCGCGAGAACGATCCAAAAGTACAAGGAGCAATGTTTTGGTGCTACTTACAAACCACTTTTCCTGGTTTGGAGCTGGTGCTTTGGGTGTTGAAATACaaagaactgatttgaaactaggctctggctccgaaccagcactcaaactgccttggtggaaaaggggtaaaAGCGACCTCAGATTCTTCTGATTCCAAAAGAGATGGCGGGCAAGCTGCAACATGCGACGGGAGTCTAGACCGCCCTGGTGGTTGATTTACGCAAAAGCTGCAGTGCTGTCCGAATGGACCAGTACATTCTTGCCTGTTAACAGTTGTGAGGTTGTGGGCTGTATTCCTCTCCTTcaggtcgcccgtctcaggTCCACCTGGCTCGgctgcgggctgggcgccgTGTCCAGCACCCTGCTGTCTGCCGGGTGGAGGCTGCTGCTTTGCAGACTTAACAGGGGCGGAGGACAGTGCAGGCGGGTGCCCTCGGTGATGAGCAGGCGGAGTTACTGTGGGGCAGGATGTGCTTAATAGCCTCTGTCTGCTTCTGCATGGTCGAGAGCTTCACCCAGTAGCTCTCGACCACGCAGAAGCAGACATCAGTGAATAGGTCGACCTGCAACACGGGGGACTCCAGGAGACCGATATTTATCGGTCTCCTTCATGTCTGCCAGGTTCAAGAGTGGCCTTCACTTGACCAACTAAATGCGCCATCACCTTAGTCGCCTGGAGAGCGAGGTCGGTGGCGGTGTGCAGCTTCCCCAGAAGCTGTTTATCAAGACTACCCTGGGGCATTTCCAAGAGCGCCTTGGCCTGATAGACCTGAAGCAGCgccatggcatgcagggcagaggctGCCTGTCcacaggctctgtaagctttctctgtcaggTTAGACGAGAATTTATaggcccgggatgggagacgcAGTTCACCCCGCCAGCCGGCGTCCGTCGGACACAATTGCATCGCGACAGTGCGCTCAACTACGTACCCCTTAGCTGCCCCGCCATCCAAGTAGAGGAGGAACCAGACCAGGTTCGGACGCAATAAGGCATCTTCCATGATCTAGTCACCACTTCATGCACCTCCGGAAAGAAAGGTACCAGGGTGGGATGCTGAGGACCAGCGCGAGCCGCCCCGAGAAACCAATCATCCTGCCAAGAGGTCTCAGGTCACGGTGGAGGGTTCCACTCAAGCTCTGTAAAGCTCATGGCCACCGTTGTAAAGtgctttaatactttttttttttttatgctgttcactttatttaaaacctttgtttctggttcaaatgtgattgcttcatgttaaattgacttgaaatggTTACTAGAACtcacttgatgttttcattttgaaataacatgttt contains:
- the LOC127508851 gene encoding gastrula zinc finger protein XlCGF8.2DB-like — protein: MAFIKDETEDIKMVIIKDETEDIKMEYIKDETEDMKIEFNKEEFEEIKIEETFRVKHEDTEEQTDLMALKVASHELNEREEEKEHYDKHHDFMIGERLIQAKKSSSQKRVQKTGTKSYFTCQQCGKSFDQHRNLQVHLRVHTRESPFTCQQCGKSFTHEENLQVHTRIHTGEKPYTCQQCGKSFTVNGNLKVHMRIHTGEKPHTCKQCGKSFSQKGILKDHMRIHTGEKPYTCQECGQSFTVKGNLIVHMRNHTGESPFACKQCGKSFSGKGNLEIHMRIHTGEKPFTCQQCGQSFTHKGNLEIHMRIHTGEKPFTCQQCGQSFTHKGNLKVHMRIHTGEKPYTCTLCGNGFTRERNLRKHMNIHTGEKPFTCDQC